From a region of the Zingiber officinale cultivar Zhangliang chromosome 4B, Zo_v1.1, whole genome shotgun sequence genome:
- the LOC121974819 gene encoding probable xyloglucan endotransglucosylase/hydrolase protein 32 produces MALLIALFLPVLLNLLSTNAQPSPGYYPSSSVSPIRFTDGYTNLWGPEHQTISPDQYSTTIWLDSKSGSGFKSIHSYTNGYFGASIKLQSGYTAGTNTAFYLSNNQAYPGFHDEVDIEFLGNIEGRPYVLQTNVYVRGSGDGRIVGREMRFHLWFDPTADFHHYAILWNPDEIIFLVDDVPIRRYARKIEMTFPDRQMWVYGSIWDASSWATDNGRYKTDYKYQPFVGKYTNFKISPSVSSSPTGNGLSSAQYAAMQWVQRNYMVYYYCQDYSRDHSLTPEC; encoded by the exons ATGGCTCTCCTCATTGCCTTGTTTTTGCCTGTCCTCCTCAATCTGCTCTCCACCAATGCCCAGCCATCTCCAGGGTACTACCCCAGCTCCTCGGTGAGTCCGATTAGGTTCACTGACGGTTACACTAACCTCTGGGGGCCTGAGCACCAAACCATTTCCCCAGATCAGTATTCGACCACCATCTGGCTCGACAGCAAATCAG GAAGTGGATTCAAGTCGATCCATTCTTACACAAATGGCTACTTTGGGGCTTCCATCAAGCTCCAGAGTGGCTACACTGCCGGCACAAACACAGCATTCTAT CTTTCTAATAATCAAGCGTACCCTGGATTCCATGACGAGGTGGATATCGAATTCTTGGGGAATATTGAAGGGAGGCCGTACGTACTGCAGACGAATGTGTACGTGAGAGGCAGTGGTGATGGTCGAATCGTCGGCCGGGAGATGAGGTTCCACCTCTGGTTCGACCCCACCGCCGATTTCCACCACTACGCGATTCTGTGGAATCCAGATGAGATCAT ATTTTTGGTCGACGATGTGCCAATACGAAGATATGCTCGAAAGATCGAGATGACCTTCCCAGATCGACAAATGTGGGTGTATGGCTCCATATGGGATGCATCATCTTGGGCCACTGATAATGGTCGATATAAAACCGACTACAAGTATCAGCCTTTTGTGGGAAAGTACACGAATTTCAAAATAAGTCCCTCTGTGTCTTCATCGCCGACTGGCAACGGGCTGAGCTCAGCGCAATATGCAGCGATGCAGTGGGTTCAGAGGAATTACATGGTGTATTATTATTGCCAAGATTATAGTAGGGATCATTCTCTTACACCGGAGTGTTAA